A portion of the Bubalus kerabau isolate K-KA32 ecotype Philippines breed swamp buffalo chromosome 1, PCC_UOA_SB_1v2, whole genome shotgun sequence genome contains these proteins:
- the GZMM gene encoding granzyme M isoform X1, whose product MHPSIHLLSIHPHPSSIHQQQGDRSAGGGGNTFETHIIGGRDAVPHSRPYMVSLQKSSVHQCGGVLLRQNWVLTAAHCLTQPTQQLRLVLGLHVLGENSLTYRIRKVVRHPEYKPVPHLENDLALLKLDGKVKPSRTIQPLALPRGRQVVATDTRCSVAGWGLTHQPGNLARVLQELDLRVLDTRMCNNSRFWHGNISSHMICLAADSKNQAPCKGDSGGPVVCKRGQVAGILSFSSESCTDIFKPPVAVAVAPYMPWIKKVLRHNGSPPSP is encoded by the exons atgcatccatccatccatctgttatCCATCCATcctcatccatcatccatccatcaacaGCAGGGAGACCGGAGTGCTGGAGGGG gaGGCAACACCTTCGAGACCCACATCATCGGGGGTCGAGACGCTGTCCCCCACTCACGCCCATACATGGTCTCGCTGCAGAAGTCGTCTGTCCACCAATGTGGTGGGGTGCTCCTGCGCCAAAATTGGGTGTTGACAGCTGCCCACTGCCTGACCCAGCC GACGCAGCAGCTGAGGCTTGTGCTGGGGCTTCATGTGCTGGGAGAGAACAGCCTTACCTACCGCATCAGGAAGGTGGTCCGGCACCCCGAATACAAGCCAGTCCCTCATCTGGAGAATGACCTCGCGCTGCTAAAG CTGGACGGGAAGGTGAAGCCCAGCAGGACCATCCAGCCCCTGGCGTTGCCCCGAGGGCGCCAGGTGGTGGCCACAGACACCCGGTGCAGCGTGGCTGGCTGGGGCCTGACCCACCAGCCTGGGAACCTGGCCAGGGTGCTGCAGGAGCTGGACTTGCGTGTGCTGGACACCAGGATGTGCAACAACAGTCGGTTCTGGCATGGCAACATCAGCTCCCACATGATCTGCCTGGCAGCTGACTCCAAGAACCAGGCCCCCTGCAAG GGGGACTCAGGCGGGCCGGTGGTGTGCAAAAGAGGCCAAGTGGCTGGaatcctgtccttcagctctgaGAGTTGCACCGACATCTTCAAACCCCCCGTGGCTGTCGCTGTGGCCCCCTACATGCCCTGGATCAAGAAGGTCCTCCGCCACAATGGCTCACCTCCCTCACCTTGA
- the GZMM gene encoding granzyme M isoform X2, producing MLLLLVVLEALWAGGNTFETHIIGGRDAVPHSRPYMVSLQKSSVHQCGGVLLRQNWVLTAAHCLTQPTQQLRLVLGLHVLGENSLTYRIRKVVRHPEYKPVPHLENDLALLKLDGKVKPSRTIQPLALPRGRQVVATDTRCSVAGWGLTHQPGNLARVLQELDLRVLDTRMCNNSRFWHGNISSHMICLAADSKNQAPCKGDSGGPVVCKRGQVAGILSFSSESCTDIFKPPVAVAVAPYMPWIKKVLRHNGSPPSP from the exons atgctgctactgctggtgGTCCTGGAAGCCCTGTGGGCAG gaGGCAACACCTTCGAGACCCACATCATCGGGGGTCGAGACGCTGTCCCCCACTCACGCCCATACATGGTCTCGCTGCAGAAGTCGTCTGTCCACCAATGTGGTGGGGTGCTCCTGCGCCAAAATTGGGTGTTGACAGCTGCCCACTGCCTGACCCAGCC GACGCAGCAGCTGAGGCTTGTGCTGGGGCTTCATGTGCTGGGAGAGAACAGCCTTACCTACCGCATCAGGAAGGTGGTCCGGCACCCCGAATACAAGCCAGTCCCTCATCTGGAGAATGACCTCGCGCTGCTAAAG CTGGACGGGAAGGTGAAGCCCAGCAGGACCATCCAGCCCCTGGCGTTGCCCCGAGGGCGCCAGGTGGTGGCCACAGACACCCGGTGCAGCGTGGCTGGCTGGGGCCTGACCCACCAGCCTGGGAACCTGGCCAGGGTGCTGCAGGAGCTGGACTTGCGTGTGCTGGACACCAGGATGTGCAACAACAGTCGGTTCTGGCATGGCAACATCAGCTCCCACATGATCTGCCTGGCAGCTGACTCCAAGAACCAGGCCCCCTGCAAG GGGGACTCAGGCGGGCCGGTGGTGTGCAAAAGAGGCCAAGTGGCTGGaatcctgtccttcagctctgaGAGTTGCACCGACATCTTCAAACCCCCCGTGGCTGTCGCTGTGGCCCCCTACATGCCCTGGATCAAGAAGGTCCTCCGCCACAATGGCTCACCTCCCTCACCTTGA
- the BSG gene encoding basigin, producing the protein MAAGQIAVLGLVLLSAQGGFGAGSRIWTNIDNDGSKTRLTCALNHSATEIVGHRWVKGGKVLKEDALPDLKTEYEVDSEDRSGQYSCIFLPEHAGRTDLEVRGPPSIKAMKKSEHATEGETVILVCKSDSFPPVINWLWYKESESGDQVITNSTQSKLFVVSSESRTELHIPNVDLKEDPGKYVCNGTSLEGTSQAAIMLRVRNRFAALWPFLGIVAEVLVLVTIIFIYEKRRKPDEVLDDEDIGSAPLKSSGNPLNDKDKDKNVRQRNSS; encoded by the exons ATGGCGGCCGGTCAGATCGCGGTGTTGGGGCTCGTGCTGCTGAGTGCCCAGGGTGGCTTCGGGGCAG GGAGCAGGATCTGGACGAACATAGACAATGACGGCTCCAAAACGCGGCTCACCTGTGCCTTGAATCACAGTGCCACTGAGATTGTGGGCCACCGCTGGGTGAAGGGGGGCAAGGTGCTGAAGGAGGACGCCCTGCCTGACCTCAAGACGGAGTATGA GGTGGACTCGGAAGACCGCTCAGGCCAGTACTCGTGCATCTTCCTTCCGGAGCACGCGGGCCGCACCGATCTGGAAGTGAGGG GACCCCCCAGCATCAAGGCCATGAAGAAGTCGGAGCACGCCACGGAGGGGGAGACTGTGATCCTGGTCTGCAAATCGGACTCCTTCCCGCCAGTCATCAACTGGCTGTGGTACAAGGAGAGTGAATCTGGGGACCAGGTCATCACCAACAGCACCCAGAGCAAGTTATTTGTGGTCTCCTCGGAGAGCCGCACAGAGCTGCACATCCCCAACGTGGACCTGAAGGAGGACCCCGGCAAGTACGTGTGCAACGGCACCAGCTTGGAGGGCACCAGCCAGGCAGCCATCATGTTGCGCGTGCGCAACCGCTTTGCTGCCCTCTGGCCCTTCCTGGGCATCGTGGCTGAGGTGCTTGTGCTGGTCACCATCATCTTCATCTACGAGAAGAGGCGGAAGCCAGACGAGGTCCTGGATG ATGAAGACATAGGCTCTGCTCCATT GAAAAGCAGTGGGAACCCCTTGAATGACAAAGACAAAGACAAGAATGTTCGCCAGAGGAACTCCAGCTGA